The Primulina tabacum isolate GXHZ01 chromosome 1, ASM2559414v2, whole genome shotgun sequence genome contains the following window.
ttatgtgagacggtctcctgagtcgtattttgtgagacatgacTTTTACtcgggtcatccataaaaaaatattactttttatgctacgagtattactttttattgtgaatatcggtagggttgacccgtctcacagataaatattcgtgagaccgtctcacaaaaacctactcaaattttaatataaaatttaaactcgtcTCACACCAATTTAGATATTCTTGAATTTCGttaattaaaaatcaaaatatttcctATAAAACCTTTATTTTCATTGTGTTAATGAAAATACAATTACTTCTATATCTTTATAAATGGTTGTAGGATCTTATTTTATTAAGAAAGTGGAGGAGATTAAGCCTAATGGAATTTATTTGTGTTCCATGTTCAtactcttttaaaaaaaattatatattattttttgttggtTAATAGACGTGAAataatatgaatttttaaataaacataattatGTGCTTTGGAGATGAAttaaattttttcaaataatactTAATATTTCAAATTGTGAGTATATACGACACAAtataatttttccatatttataataatatattacaaATTTATAATTGGTGATTAATTATGGAGAGCATTTTTTGAGGAAGGAAACGTCCCATCATATCCTATTGGGCGCCCCCCAAATCCGGCATTGATTTAAGAGGAAATTCACGTCAATAAATTCTTGTATCTGTCCataatttaaattcaattttctcCTTAAATGggcaataatttttaataatactaataatgtatatatatatataatataataggtATCTtattagacggtctcacgaatatttatcgaCGGGTTAATCCTaccaatatttacaataaaaagtaatactcttagcataaaagtaatactttttcatggatgagccAAATAAGAGTTAACTTAACtaccatatttttttatttaaggtaTATTTTTACATTTTGATTGAATATCATCATTTGTTGTTATGATGATGGAACCGTCTTTTGGTGTGTATTAGAGATaaaaataagtatgtggttaATTCTGGTTGTTAGTTAGAAGTTAAAAGCAGTGTGAGGAGTTTAAGTATCCATTAGTAGAATAGCTTTCATATAAATATTTCATGGTATATCGTGTGTTATATTACTCAGACAATCCGGGTTTGCTTTTGGTTACTCAATCACACATATGAGAATTATGCTTCTTGGAGTCGGAGCAATGAATATAGTTCTTTTTACCAAAAACAAATTAGGATTGGTCGATGGTTCCATTTCCAAACCCTAAGTTTCACGTTGGTTGGATTAAGTTTTTGAGAATTGCATATGTGTATTTGGACAATCATCATCTCTTAAGCTAGTTTTTTGTGGTAGAGTTATACCCAAGTTCATAATTTTATCATGACATCAGAGTTCAAGTTAACTattatgtgttggactgtcTTTATAAATTACTTGTTAATATCTTGTAAACTTTATGTTTCAGTTATTCATTCATGACGTGAAGTGGGTGTGTTTAGATGCCCCACATCGACTGAATAAGTTTTTGGAACTTGTACACGTGGACTTCGATACTCATCGTCttttaagcttgtttttgaggTGAAGTTAGGTCAAAGTTTGTTATCTTAACACGGTATTAGATACCAGAACTGCCGTTATGTGTTGCATCGCTTTTATGGGTCATCCAGTAATATCTTATAAATTTATGCTCTGATTGTTCATTCTTAAActtaaaaattgtgaaaatatgtattttcacttgcattaaattttatgaaaatatgtatttttgttAGATATAATCTGGTTGAGCTCTCAATTGCGAAAGAGATTTCAAGCAATGTTTTCAAAATTGGACTGGATCGATCGATTGGACCGAGAACATGTCACGAGTCCGATCTGAAACATACTCAAAAAGCATTTCAAGGGAATAGTCAAATTCGGTCAATAAACGATTATGAACGGTAAATCGAATCAACcggtttttgttttttttaaaccttaaacttaatattttgttatatatagATGATCATTTAAAATTTGGACTTCACCAAACATATTATTTTAGTAACTAaactttatttaatatatttttatttaaaatatataactaTAATTGATCTtttgaatatatgtatatagttatttaataaatttagtaatatatattttttgtctaTTTATATACatctttttttatattatattaatatttatataatataaaaatatttcggTACGACCGTCCGACTAAACCGATCCAACGGTTGgaccatttttttttaaagatagaTAGATTCGATTATCGATCCGACGATGGAAACATTAGTTTCGAGTTCATGATCTTCTCCAGTAGAACAATTTTCCACTTCATAATTCTATGAAAGATgcttaaaaattctaaaatctatatataaatttctaaaacataaaaaacatcgccatttaagttaataataataataatataataatagcaatgataataaatattattattattgttattatactAGTATATTTATTTGGAGTGTTGAAATGATCATTTAGAATTACGAGTCGAAAAttgttcaaaatatttttttaaaacatatttgCAAACACCACTTTATCCAATAGTTATTACTTTTCGTAAAATTATTAACTTTGGATCGTAGAATATTAGGTACAATTAAATTCTCTATTATATAGTTTAAACTCGGTGCTTTGAAGAATATATTTCCCAGCAGAAAATTGGTTTGGTCAAATGTCCTCGTTTATTAGGCGGCCAATGACTGAACCTTTGGATTACTTTACCAAACAAAGCGTAAAACCAGGGGAAAAAAATTGCATAATTCAGGCAATTTGTCACTAAGGAACTTTAACTTTTCCACatgagaatttttttatttttttcccgaGTTTGGCAAATTTTATAAAAAGTCACGCATCATTaggataaaataataattgctCAAAATTTGGAATCTTTCAATTCATAGAGTCGAGTCATTGAATATTTGTTCTAATATTTTTGCAAATCTAAATCAAAccaaaattctaaaaaaaaaagagagataaTGGACCGCACATGACAAATCGATTTAAATatcttgacaaaaaaaaaaaaaccgcaCCGTGATCATCCTTGCTCAGACGACTCAGCTCGGTTCATACTTCAAAATTTTTGAGCCCTTACACCAGTTGTTGTATCATGAAATTTAACGACTGAGCCAAGAACTCTATGATAGACAAACAACCAAAAGGGCTATCGGATATATATCATCTTAGACGAACTACGAAAGCAAAGAGCCAGCCTCTCCAGCCTAATCTGTATAATCCACGGAGCACACTGTCGATAGCGAACAAAAAACCCCTCTGCACCCCTATATGGTCATGGTGTAAAATTTAGAGTTACAATTGCAGCATCCGTCATCGGATTTGAGTTCTTCCCAGAGACCAAAGGCCGGTGTCCTTCACTGGTGCCTGGAATGCACAAAACTTGGCGGTTATGAGAAACATAGTTTTGGATGCAAGAATCAGACAGGAGAGCCACCCACACATGATATATGTGAACACAGGACACAACAACCATTCGGCACTTACAGGGGTTTTCACGTATGGAAAAACATTCCAAAATCTGAGAGTTTCATCCCCTGCTCCAGTTACTATTGTCTGCAGAAGTTGAGttcaataatttatatatacattttaaaaGATTGAAGTCAAACACTCATTGTACTAGGTGTTTGTGTCGCGAACTAGACAGTGTCTGATTTTACCTGACCGTCAGGAGACATTGCTAAGTAAAGTACTCGTAAACTATGTCCGGTAAGTGTCGCAACCTATTAAGAGGGGTGGGGAGGATCAAGATGTATAATTTTTGCAAGAAAAATGGAGTAAGGTGAAATGAAACTGTCTTTTTTTCTACCTTTGCCATAGATGGATATTTCCACACCATTATCTGATTCTGTGAATATCCATGAGTGCTCACTAGCTCGTTCACGTTTTTACTCCACATTAGATTGCATACCTAAAAAATGACAATCCAAGCACATATTAGTGAAGTTCCTGAATCTTATTTGTTGTTATTTTAAACATCGAAACACCTTGGATCTATATGTTATTTATGTATCGATATGGTATAATAACAAACCTGGCTTCCGGTATCTACACTATTTAGTTGGTTTCCGGTTGTCGTATTCCAAAATCGGATGCACCGATCAGCTGTTCCTCCTCCAGATGCCAGAAGACTATTTTGGTGAGGCGACCAGGCAATGGCCTTTACAGCTGCAGTATGTTCCGTCAGCTTCAAGATTGGTTGCTGTGAATGCTGATTCCACACTAATAGCTGAATCCCCGATACCACATATGAACAAGTTACGAAAATTTTCTGGGTCCAGACTCTGATACAAATTGCAATCTTACTCTGAAATTTATCTAGTATATGCTGAAGATTATTACCTGATTGTCATTACCACCCGATGCAAGTTCTCGGTCGTCATGTGACCATTTCAGCCCACATATCTACAATAATCGAAGGCAAAGATTAGCCTTAGCTCCAAGAAATGTAATGCAAAATGCTGAGTTTTCAAGAAACAGCATTTTTCAGTTTTCACCTCAGATTTGTGTCCCACGAGCTTGGAAATATAATCACTCGGGACACGAAGATCATGCTGAAGTATGGTTCTATCTCTACTTCCAGAAGATAATATGCGTGAGCTCCAAGCCAACACTCCGGTTCTTGTTTGATGTCCTCCCATAGTTCTTAATCTCTTGCACTGAGTTCCATCCCAGACCTATGGCCCGAAAAAAGAAACAATGCCAGTAAGCAGAAAGCACCTAAGCAAGAGCCACGCTCACAAAGGACTCAGAATTTACCTGAACTTGTCCAAGATTTGTGCCAATCGATACATAAGACCCCTCTCGTGTCCATTGGACCGAACTGACACTATCATTAGGCCCCAAGTCGCACAACTTTGTGACCTAAGCATCAATAAATGGTATCGAAGTTCGATGACTAACACACAATCCAACTATGTGATAGGGATCAGAATTTATTTGAAAGAAGTTTGGCGAACAGAAGGAACTCACTTTACTGTTTGAAGCACTCCATAAATAAACACAAGTTCCCAATCCAACAGCAAGGACATTCTGAGAAGACCAATCGACTACATTGAGATAGAAATCATCTTGAAGGGAAGGTGCATCAAGAACCTGCAAATAATACTGTTATAAATCCTAGCGAAGTCTTTTTGGTTGCAAACATATTTAGTCACCAGCATGAATTTATGATGGAGGACGAGGTATCAAGAAATTTTGATTATGaggacaaaaatgcaaatttatATCTAATCTTGTTACTGAAGCCAGGTTCCCTCTCTCGATCAACTGGAATCTAAACGTTGTTTTGGACAATCAATCTTCCGATACTAGTGCTAAACCAATGTGTAGATCAGCACAAAACCATTACTGGCATTAGCTTTCATATGTGAACTTGATGCATAAGAGgagtaaattttatttaaataatacgcTTCAGAACATATGCTAGTAGAATCTGAGCGACCTTTTATCTTCATTATTTCTTGCATCTAAGCACTGATTCATGCTATCTGAATCTATCAGGTTTCTTTAATCAAGAAAATCATCCATGGGAAAATTAATCCAACAAAATGTACCTTATGAGGCGTCTTGGGAACCTTCCTAGGTGGCTTTGGAGGTGTAGAAACCTCACCGGATATCCCATTTTCCTGCCCCAAAATCGAAGGCGAAAACGGAGAATTCGGCCCAGAAGAATGCTGCTCTGTCCTGAACCTTAGCATGTTCTTGTTCGGACTCATTGGCGACCTTCCTTTCGCAGTACCTGCAACAAAATCACACTCAAAATCAGTTCCAAAAAGCTCGGTTCTCAACAACCTGGAATACGCTTCACTTccccctcctcctcctccaccctCCTTCACCGGGGACGCCTTCTCCATCAGCCCAAACGTATGCAGTCTCGACGAAGATCTGCACGGAATGAACCTGTCGCTGCACAAAGAAGTGGACTTGGAAGGCGAAGAAGACGCCGATAAATTCGATATAGTCCGGGGTGACATCGATTTTATCGGGGATGAGAGGTTTACAGAGGAACAAGAGAAGGTTTCCAGGCGTAAACTTGTTCCAGACATTGACGCCGGCATATTAATGCCACTCTTTCTTCTCTGTGCTGTATCCATTTTTTCCTAGTTTCTTGATTGCCTTTGAGCTTAAAAAAATCGTGGGTTGTTGATTTCTCAACAATCTGTGAAAATGGGTGCGCGAGAAAGGCCCCTCCTCGTATGAGATAGAGAGGTCTCGCTCTTCTTCAATAGTTCTTGAAAGAGAATGGCAATGGCGGACGGAGTTTGAATAAGCTCTGCTTGCAACGGTCACTGGCTCTCTTAAGTGAGCTGGTAGGCTCCTTGCTTAAGACAACTAGCCGTTACCCATGAATTAGTTCCTCAATTGGgcataatttattaatttcCTTTCAGATTTAATATCATATCATtgaattatattaatttattccCTCCAACTATACAACTACTTAAACGCAGTATATGATTAATTTATCATTTTACTCGATCAATTTTTAAATTACATCActtatccaatttttttttcaattatatttgttattttaatttacttaTTTTGAATACTATgtaataatttcaaaataaaattaatgttaTATGATCAAAATCATCAAGTTAAACTAAAATAGGCATTACAAATTTGTGgtattaaacaaatttaaattaaatgactATTATTACAGTTGTAATTCAATATGTTATTTCGGAATCCGGATAAACATACTATGTATGTAAAGTATATCATATATTTAAGTTGATGGAGTAGATGATATCATGTTGCACATGAGCTAAGGAATGCGATTATCTAACTGACATACTTTGCAGGTTATTATACGAAGGCCGATTGTCTATCCAATACATACTAAAAAAAACAACCAATGTGGTTATTTGATACTATTGACTGAATATTTGACAAGACAATTTTTTTTAGCAATTAGTGggaaaaaatatgattttgatcAAACACAAATTCTTCTTTCTGAAGCTCTAGTAAATAGTGAGAATTCTTGATCTCTCTCGATATATCTCTCGATTCGATGGACACCGTATACATCAAGTATAGCTAATATGAAAACAATCATGCTTGTCTGCGAGTACACTCATTGCCCTAGCGCCGAATGGATATATAATATGGCCCCGAACAAGGACGACTACGATTAACATTTAAACATTGAATCCCTTTTAGTTACTTGGCATAAACCTCTCCTTTATGAGGAAGAGGCGTGAGTTCTTTTTCCCAcgttaataaaaaatattccaCATCTCATACCCATCCCAAGTAATTTTGATAGTTGTACTAAAAAAAATCCCTTTTAGTTGACTGATATTAAAATCCTAGCGAGACATAACATTTTGACTCGTAAGATCAGAACAACGAGTTCACCGGCGAAACAACCTTCTCACTGTCTCGTAAGATTAGAACAATGAATTGGAACATATTCTTACGTACCCTTTAACTATTAACATTCAGCGCCAAAAAGTGTACAAAGTTACAAAGTCTCAAAttgcatttttcagaaaaagtTTTCATCGAAAGTTTATAGCTTAGAATATagaaaacaaatatttaccTTGTTGAGTTCTTGCAAAGGTAAAACTTCTCAAGGGCTAAAGTCTTTCATCGTGCACGAAAATGTTTCTTTTGGCTTCATATTGATATTCTCGAACTTTTGTTGTGTCGCAGTTAGCTTGTTCTCCCTCCATTTGTCATTTGCTTCATATAAATAGATCGATCTCCTTGGTAGTTGAGCAGCTTGCTAAACATGTGTTCTTATCTAGCATTATTTATAGAATGCCTTGTGTTTTTTTTCTTGTTGTCTGTCGTCCACTCCATTCTAGGATTTTCCATTTACACGGTTCCAAATTTGGTTGATCTCGAGGATCATTGTGTTAGTGTAGGTGCCTAGCGAGCCAACTTGTGACTTAAGCTATATTGACTATTACgttaaaacaatctttattttaataatattttacgctATTATTCAATtataacatttactttatatgtatacccatgcaagctgtatagataaagtcattgaatATACAAAAGTCACCATGAGGTTTTTCtcacaacgtaagatcatgaaactcattagaagTGTACTGTATATATCTAAATatgttcttagtcgattcagccgcttaaaataaagataaagatcGCTTGAGACTATCATCTAtgatgtaaacgccatgtttcattggtaagtgCATGTAGATTTTCATTTATACATATGactgatcatttgatgatgcactAAACAACTTTCTCTCGGACTGTCTAAGTGGTTATTACTTATCGATTTGATTAATCTGCGGTTATAGTTGTACATCATGAGTTCTTTGACATGTGATTATGTAGATGCGCTATATATTAGCATGCACTTTAATTCATTTATCGACTTCATTGAGGGTTATCAGTGGCGAGATCacatgtagtttcgaaatatatATGAACCAACACATTATAGTCTGGGATTTaccgttcgcctacgggtgaatATATCATATATGATCTGATTAGTTATTAGTGCAAAAAATATCTGATTAGATTAAGACATGTGCATTTTGGAAAGGTGTTTCATCAGTTGCATATACATTTCACtgttagtactcaaagatatatTACATAATTACCGAATTtatttgcaactctcgatatcaATGATTGctgattcgatcgggatatatgaattGAAGGGACCGTGCTGTACATTAAccataacttaaggttcttgcaggcactatcgaTAATACCTAGGAGATCATGATGCAATGCTACTATAAGTTATTATCTAGAAGTTATTATCATGATCTGTTGGGTACAATCAggcttgagttctgacgttcttgatcAAGGGACTGATGAAAATAATGAGGCTAATTAAGATAATCTCGAATAAGAACAAATGTTGTTCTGAGTCACATGAAGTTGTGAACCCATGACTAGCCGTATCCATGAACCATTGATGGTCACAGAAGTATCAGATTATGTGTTTCTGTTgagacaatcaaattcaaagagttgaatttgacgAATGTATTTTGATGTAGATTAAACAGATTATTTATAAAAGAATTTATATGTTGATTACGTGTAATGAAAGATGTGGAAGTTAGGACAAGAGCTGATTAAGTGAGGAAAGTGAAAATTTCTGTTTTAGTTAAAAAGTTAATAAAACTAGCTGCTGCAAAAAATGGAtcgatgaaaattttgatcttaaaattttttatttttcattatacgAAGGAGATTTGTACCCTCGATACATCGACGTTATTTGATCGTCGATTGGGGTTATAATTAGtttacaattatttatttagtaaatttaaaatctactaattaaataataataat
Protein-coding sequences here:
- the LOC142538356 gene encoding protein FIZZY-RELATED 3; its protein translation is MDTAQRRKSGINMPASMSGTSLRLETFSCSSVNLSSPIKSMSPRTISNLSASSSPSKSTSLCSDRFIPCRSSSRLHTFGLMEKASPVKEGGGGGGGSEAYSRLLRTELFGTDFECDFVAGTAKGRSPMSPNKNMLRFRTEQHSSGPNSPFSPSILGQENGISGEVSTPPKPPRKVPKTPHKVLDAPSLQDDFYLNVVDWSSQNVLAVGLGTCVYLWSASNSKVTKLCDLGPNDSVSSVQWTREGSYVSIGTNLGQVQVWDGTQCKRLRTMGGHQTRTGVLAWSSRILSSGSRDRTILQHDLRVPSDYISKLVGHKSEICGLKWSHDDRELASGGNDNQLLVWNQHSQQPILKLTEHTAAVKAIAWSPHQNSLLASGGGTADRCIRFWNTTTGNQLNSVDTGSQVCNLMWSKNVNELVSTHGYSQNQIMVWKYPSMAKVATLTGHSLRVLYLAMSPDGQTIVTGAGDETLRFWNVFPYVKTPAPVKDTGLWSLGRTQIR